The Carnobacterium sp. 17-4 genome has a window encoding:
- a CDS encoding GNAT family N-acetyltransferase, with product MIRKAELSDIDQLVEWVWIILEDMELPLLKEIDSISLKNMMKKAMENKNYRYSYSRAFICVRDGKRAGVCFGYKGELEAVIDEPLNEKLKEYGIVEPLFKDAETIKGEWYLDSLVTDENFRGQGVATELIEALPTIAMAENEQVIGLNCDQQNKKAQQLYLKIGFKKSWECTLGNHLYDHMQWNVN from the coding sequence ATGATTCGAAAAGCTGAACTTTCAGATATAGATCAATTAGTAGAATGGGTATGGATTATTTTAGAAGACATGGAGCTGCCATTGCTAAAAGAAATAGATTCTATTAGCTTAAAAAATATGATGAAAAAAGCTATGGAAAATAAAAATTATCGTTATAGTTACAGTCGTGCATTTATCTGTGTCCGCGATGGAAAAAGAGCGGGAGTATGTTTTGGTTACAAAGGCGAGTTGGAAGCTGTAATTGATGAACCATTAAATGAAAAATTAAAAGAATACGGGATAGTGGAACCACTATTTAAAGATGCTGAAACAATTAAGGGAGAGTGGTACTTAGATTCTCTAGTGACGGATGAGAACTTTAGAGGGCAAGGGGTGGCAACAGAATTGATAGAGGCATTGCCTACTATTGCAATGGCAGAAAATGAACAGGTTATTGGATTGAATTGCGATCAACAAAATAAAAAGGCACAACAACTTTACCTTAAAATAGGCTTTAAAAAGTCTTGGGAATGTACTTTAGGTAATCATTTGTACGATCATATGCAATGGAATGTGAATTGA
- a CDS encoding LURP-one-related/scramblase family protein has protein sequence MVLLYMKQEYVSKQEKILVKNEQGIDVYLISGKWGRVGDSISLYAMDGTLLVEFKQTVLSLFPKFDIYVQNKKIGSIAKHRTLKMVYFKVTPLNWVVTGDFYNHHYFVRCEDQLIMELDKAYTSFGDYYRLSVPEAQHAPICLCIALIVDNLTLTRLPKPSPRKVSRALQSF, from the coding sequence ATGGTACTTTTGTATATGAAACAAGAATACGTTTCAAAACAAGAAAAAATCCTCGTAAAAAATGAACAAGGCATAGACGTGTATCTGATTTCAGGTAAGTGGGGCAGAGTCGGCGACAGTATATCTTTATATGCTATGGACGGAACTTTGCTTGTAGAATTCAAACAAACCGTACTCTCCTTATTTCCTAAATTTGATATTTATGTGCAAAATAAAAAAATAGGCTCGATAGCGAAACATCGTACTTTAAAGATGGTTTATTTTAAAGTTACTCCATTAAATTGGGTTGTAACTGGAGACTTTTATAATCATCATTATTTTGTACGCTGCGAGGATCAACTTATTATGGAATTGGATAAAGCTTATACATCCTTTGGAGACTATTATAGGTTATCTGTCCCAGAAGCCCAGCATGCCCCCATTTGTTTGTGTATTGCTTTGATTGTTGATAATCTCACTCTAACACGTTTGCCTAAACCATCTCCAAGAAAAGTTAGTCGAGCTCTCCAATCTTTTTAA
- a CDS encoding YvrJ family protein, which translates to MDASTQWFSAVIEMVGNVGFPIFIAFFLLQRMETKLDDVVKALHELSQVIKSAE; encoded by the coding sequence ATGGATGCAAGTACACAATGGTTTTCTGCTGTAATAGAAATGGTCGGTAATGTTGGTTTTCCTATCTTTATCGCCTTTTTTCTACTCCAGCGCATGGAAACCAAACTTGATGACGTTGTTAAAGCTCTGCACGAACTAAGTCAAGTCATTAAGTCAGCGGAATAA
- a CDS encoding Cof-type HAD-IIB family hydrolase, translated as MIELIVSDMDGTLLNEKMKVSETNANAIKAAMKQGIHFMVATGRGFTEAHPLLEEVGINCSFITLNGAQVYNEEGKVIQNIGIDKKTVHEIVSEIKKRNLYCEMTTSNGIYSDNKAKRIESVASLLYETNPDTTYKMAVVLAAARLEIMNINYVEDYEQLVHDDSIEILKVIAFSDEGRKVLGPLTEDLEKSGTLAVTASFVNNIEINNINAQKGIALEDAAKKLNIPLENIMTLGDNFNDVSMLKVAGYSFAMENAEEEVKTYAKYRTTSNNSDGVAHAITLALNNNLESAKAPSIMENVE; from the coding sequence GCTTATTGTATCTGATATGGATGGAACATTATTAAATGAAAAAATGAAAGTTTCTGAAACAAATGCCAATGCTATTAAAGCGGCTATGAAACAAGGGATCCATTTTATGGTTGCAACAGGACGCGGCTTTACTGAAGCTCATCCTTTGCTTGAAGAAGTGGGCATTAACTGTTCATTCATCACTTTAAATGGAGCTCAAGTATATAACGAAGAAGGTAAAGTAATCCAAAATATTGGAATTGATAAGAAAACTGTTCATGAAATCGTTTCTGAAATAAAGAAAAGAAATCTGTATTGTGAGATGACGACATCAAATGGAATTTATTCAGATAATAAAGCTAAGCGTATTGAGTCTGTAGCTTCTTTGTTATATGAAACTAACCCGGATACGACTTACAAAATGGCTGTTGTTTTAGCAGCTGCCCGTTTAGAAATTATGAACATCAATTATGTTGAGGATTACGAACAACTTGTACATGATGATTCCATTGAAATTTTAAAAGTCATTGCCTTTAGTGATGAGGGTCGTAAGGTCCTTGGTCCACTTACTGAGGACCTTGAAAAATCTGGAACCCTTGCTGTTACAGCTTCTTTTGTTAATAATATTGAAATCAATAACATTAACGCACAAAAAGGGATCGCTCTTGAAGATGCTGCAAAAAAATTAAATATCCCACTTGAAAATATCATGACTCTTGGCGATAACTTTAATGATGTTTCCATGTTAAAAGTAGCTGGCTATAGTTTTGCTATGGAAAATGCTGAGGAAGAAGTTAAAACATATGCAAAATACCGCACAACCAGTAATAACAGCGATGGAGTAGCACATGCTATTACATTGGCTTTAAACAACAACTTGGAATCAGCTAAAGCTCCAAGTATCATGGAAAACGTAGAATAA